Proteins from a single region of Punica granatum isolate Tunisia-2019 chromosome 8, ASM765513v2, whole genome shotgun sequence:
- the LOC116189634 gene encoding 60S ribosomal protein L23, protein MSKRGRGGSAGNKFRMSLGLPVAATVNCADNTGAKNLYIISVKGIKGRLNRLPSACVGDMVMATVKKGKPDLRKKVMPAVIVRQRKPWRRKDGVYMYFEDNAGVIVNPKGEMKGSAITGPIGKECADLWPRIASAANAIV, encoded by the exons ATGTCGAAGCGAG GACGCGGAGGATCGGCGGGTAACAAGTTCAGGATGTCGCTGGGTCTCCCGGTGGCGGCCACGGTTAACTGTGCCGATAACACCGGGGCCAAGAACTTGTACATCATCTCCGTGAAGGGGATCAAGGGTCGTCTTAACAGGCTGCCCTCTGCCTGTGTCGGGGACATGGTTATGGCCACTGTCAAGAAGGGGAAGCCTGACCTCAGGAAGAAGGTGATGCCCGCCGTCATCGTGAGACAGCGCAAGCCCTGGCGCAGAAAGGACGGTGTCTACATGTACTTCGAAG ATAATGCTGGTGTTATTGTGAACCCTAAGGGAGAGATGAAAG GTTCTGCTATCACTGGTCCTATTGGGAAGGAGTGTGCTGATCTGTGGCCCAGAATTGCAAGTGCTGCCAACGCAATCGTTTAA
- the LOC116188727 gene encoding actin-related protein 2/3 complex subunit 2B-like, with product MLQNVNSQEQLQGMYRPIKLVYHHREPFFVIRQPQKITAVFPMRFKEDPDVIIATAFFQELMDVGSSEAWAKAPPCTWSPIPPAELRGEPLEDLSTNCGFVSFDITSHHVKGKRLDKTVWSLLNFHAFVKYHVKCTRGFIQRRMRKRLDSLVKILHSEGLEEEREHEEEPKGCGA from the exons ATGCTGCAGAATGTCAACTCTCAGGAGCAGCTTCAAGGAATGTACAGGCCAATCAAACTCGTCTATCACCACAGAGAGCCCTTCTTTGTCATCAGGCAG CCACAGAAGATCACAGCGGTTTTTCCTATGCGATTCAAAGAAGACCCAGATGTGATCATAGCAACCGCATTTTTTCAG GAACTCATGGATGTGGGAAGTTCAGAAGCATGGGCCAAAGCACCTCCATGTACATGGTCACCCATCCCTCCTGCCGAGTTGAGAGGGGAACCACTTGAAGATCTGAGCACCAACTGCGGTTTCGTTTCGTTCG ATATTACTTCACATCATGTGAAAGGCAAAAGGCTGGATAAGACAGTATGGAGTTTACTGAATTTCCATGCCTTCGTCAAATATCACGTGAAG TGCACCCGAGGCTTTATACAGAGAAGGATGAGAAAGCGCTTGGACAGTCTTGTCAAG ATCCTTCACAGTGAAGGcttagaagaagaaagagagcaCGAAGAGGAACCTAAAG GTTGTGGTGCATGA
- the LOC116187310 gene encoding villin-4-like produces MSASMRDLDPAFRGAGQKAGIEIWRIENFKPVEVPQSSHGKFFTGDSYIVLKTTALKSGASRHDIHYWLGKDTSQDEAGTAAIMTVELDAALGGRAVQYREVQGHETEKFLSYFKPCIIPQEGGVASGFKHPEPEEHKTRLLVCKGKHTVQVKEVPFGRSSLNHDDIFILDTESKIFQFNGSNSSIQERAKALEVVQYVKDTYHDGKCDIATIQDGKLMADAETGEFWGFFGGFAPLPRKTGMQEDKKSLDTHSTKLLCVEKGQAEPIEAESLTKDRLETNKCYLLDCGVEVLVWMGRGTTLDERKSASKAAEELVSQPDRPPKCHVVRTTEGFETVSFRSKFDSWPQTANVAAPEEGRGKVAAMLRRQGVNVKGLVKSEPAKEEPQPYIDCTGDLQVWRVNGQEKILLQASDQSKFYSGDCYIFQYSYPGEDREEYLIGTWFGKKSIEEEREAAISLATKMVESLKFMATQARIYEGSEPVQFFSIMQSFIVFKGGLSDGYKKHIEENQLPDETYKEDTLAQFRVQGSGPENMQAIQVEPVGSSLNSSYCFILQSDSSVFTWIGSLTSPEDQELLERQLDLIKPNAQPKMQKEGAESDQFWELLGGKTEHPTQKIARNGMDDPHLFCCAISDGNLKVTEIYNFDQDDLMTEDIFVLDCQSEIYVWVGQQVNNKNKMQALKAGENFLERDFLMEKLSHEAPLYVIMEGSEPKFFTRFFKWDSVKSAMHGNSFERKLAILKHGGTSNIDKPKRRVPILHGGRASVPEKSQRSRSVSFSPDRARVRGRSPAFNALAANFENPNARNLSTPPPMIRKLYPKSVTPDSSRLASKSAAIAALTAPFEKSAPPPQQLRIPRSVKASPEAAKSNSEEKPIEDSKTNKIESIQEDVKEGEAEDEEGLTLYPYERLTTTSTDPVTDIDITKREAYLSAADFSEKFGMTKEAFYKLPKWKQNKLKMALQLF; encoded by the exons ATGTCTGCATCAATGAGAGATCTAGACCCCGCTTTCCGAGGAGCGGGACAGAAGGC TGGCATTGAAATATGGCGCATTGAGAATTTTAAACCCGTTGAGGTCCCGCAGTCTTCACATGGGAAGTTTTTCACCGGGGATTCATATATAGTTTTGAAG ACAACAGCTCTAAAAAGTGGGGCCTCACGACACGATATCCACTATTGGCTAGGTAAAGATACGAGTCAG GATGAAGCGGGTACTGCAGCGATCATGACCGTCGAATTGGATGCAGCCTTGGGGGGACGGGCAGTCCAGTATCGTGAGGTACAAGGCCACGAAACTGAGAAGTTCTTGTCTTACTTTAAGCCGTGTATAATACCTCAGGAGGGTGGGGTTGCATCTGGGTTTAAACATCCCGAGCCTGAAGAGCACAAGACGAGGTTGCTTGTTTGCAAAGGGAAGCACACTGTCCAAGTAAAAGAG GTTCCTTTTGGCCGGTCTTCCCTTAACCATGATGACATTTTTATTCTCGATACTGAGTCgaaaatttttcaattcaatggCTCTAATTCTTCCATTCAAGAGAGAGCCAAGGCACTGGAGGTTGTTCAGTATGTGAAGGATACATACCATGACGGGAAATGCGATATAGCTACTATCC AGGATGGGAAGTTGATGGCTGATGCTGAAACTGGAGAGTTCTGGGGATTCTTTGGCGGGTTTGCTCCCCTTCCGAGGAAAACAGGAATGCAAGAGGATAAGAAGAGTTTGGATACTCATTCCACTAAGCTACTTTG TGTTGAGAAGGGGCAGGCAGAACCTATCGAGGCTGAGTCTTTGACAAAGGATCGCCTTGAGACAAACAAATGTTACCTTCTGGACTGTGGAGTAGAAGTCCTTGTTTGGATGGGAAGGGGCACCACTCTCGACGAAAGGAAGAGTGCTAGCAAAGCAGCAGAA GAGTTAGTTTCTCAACCTGATCGGCCACCAAAATGCCATGTAGTTCGTACAACGGAGGGATTTGAGACAGTGTCCTTCCGTTCAAAGTTCGATTCATGGCCTCAGACAGCCAATGTGGCAGCCCCTGAGGAAGGCAGGGGAAAGGTTGCAG CTATGCTGAGACGTCAAGGAGTTAACGTAAAAGGCCTTGTGAAATCTGAACCAGCTAAAGAGGAACCCCAGCCTTACATTGACTGCACGGGGGATTTGCAG GTTTGGCGTGTCAATGGTCAAGAGaagattcttcttcaagcatcGGACCAGTCGAAATTCTACAGTGGGGACTGTTACATATTTCAGTATTCATACCCAGGTGAAGATAGAGAGGAATACCTCATAGGAACATGGTTTGGGAAGAAAAGCATCGAG gaagagagagaggctgCTATTTCTCTAGCCACCAAGATGGTCGAGTCCTTAAAGTTCATGGCTACTCAG GCTCGCATATATGAAGGAAGTGAGCCAGTTCAGTTCTTCTCAATCATGCAGAGCTTCATTGTCTTCAAG GGTGGTCTGAGTGATGGGTACAAGAAACACATAGAGGAGAATCAACTTCCCGACGAAACATATAAGGAGGATACTTTGGCCCAGTTTAGAGTTCAAGGATCAGGACCCGAGAATATGCAAGCAATTCAAGTTGAACCA GTCGGATCCTCTTTGAATTCTTCTTATTGCTTCATACTTCAAAGCGACTCCTCAGTCTTTACGTGGATTGGAAGCCTTACAAGCCCAGAGGATCAGGAGCTTTTGGAGAGGCAGCTTGATCTAATAAAG CCTAATGCACAGCCAAAAATGCAAAAGGAAGGGGCCGAGTCAGACCAATTCTGGGAGCTGCTAGGTGGGAAGACAGAGCACCCAACTCAGAAGATTGCAAGAAATGGCATGGACGATCCTCACCTGTTCTGTTGTGCTATTTCAGATG GAAATTTAAAG GTCACAGAGATATACAACTTTGACCAGGACGATCTGATGACTGAAGACATATTCGTTCTCGATTGTCAGTCGGAAATATATGTCTGGGTTGGGCAGCAAGTCAATAACAAGAATAAAATGCAGGCTTTGAAGGCCGGAGAG AATTTCCTCGAGCGCGACTTTCTAATGGAGAAGTTGTCCCACGAAGCTCCGTTGTATGTGATCATGGAAGGAAGCGAACCAAAGTTCTTCACTCGCTTCTTCAAGTGGGACTCTGTGAAATCTGCG ATGCATGGGAACTCGTTCGAAAGGAAACTCGCGATATTGAAACATGGTGGCACTTCAAATATAGAT AAACCAAAACGGAGAGTGCCGATTTTACATGGAGGGCGAGCGAGCGTGCCGGAGAAATCACAGCGTTCAAGAAGTGTGTCTTTCAGCCCTGACCGTGCTCGTGTGAGAGGGAGATCCCCAGCTTTCAATGCCCTTGCTGCCAATTTCGAGAACCCCAATGCAAGGAATCTTTCGACGCCACCCCCCATGATCCGAAAGCTCTATCCCAAGTCAGTGACCCCAGACTCCTCTAGGCTGGCATCTAAATCTGCTGCCATAGCTGCCCTTACTGCCCCTTTCGAGAAGTCAGCACCTCCACCCCAGCAATTACGTATACCGCGATCAGTTAAAG CGTCACCTGAGGCAGCGAAATCAAACTCGGAGGAGAAACCCATCGAGGATTCAAAGACCAATAAGATAGAGTCAATTCAAGAGGATgtgaaagaaggagaagctgaagatgaagaagggcTCACACTATACCCATATGAACGTCTCACGACAACATCAACGGATCCTGTTACAGACATTGACATTACCAAGAGAGAG GCTTACTTGTCAGCAGCGGATTTCAGTGAGAAGTTTGGGATGACAAAGGAGGCCTTCTACAAGCTGCCCAAATGGAAACAGAACAAGCTCAAGATGGCCCTTCAGTTGTTCTGA